A single window of Dermacentor albipictus isolate Rhodes 1998 colony chromosome 1, USDA_Dalb.pri_finalv2, whole genome shotgun sequence DNA harbors:
- the LOC135915983 gene encoding melatonin receptor type 1B-like isoform X4, whose product MILRDGAGGLPDPMSTAPNGSVASWTRDEDPGSGQNAAVRLTLLSCVSAAGSLGGVFVISAVIVMEPLRTRGNAFLVSSALAHLLVSALLLPSTCVAILAGVTRDPGLCHFQWALLVVCLVASLLSFACLAASQGLALRCSRGAVLAAALASWAVAATVALGQRGLGLGPTFCGGTPMASNVPLQATVAALCILVPVLLTVLGFGVALARARRHEPDGAALELLKSHVAVYLLTLAMWVPGVALAAVSLSRQVPPHLVDVAWWLALSHSCLYSYVYAATHRTFRVAFNKLFFYCCCKSHVTFSRPSREQRIGPQGSGVGLRVHIIPAMNIYSAKKDSSQAAVKHCVQGKGLHCSYDL is encoded by the coding sequence GCGCGACGGAGCGGGTGGCCTGCCGGACCCGATGTCGACCGCACCCAACGGCTCGGTGGCCAGCTGGACGCGCGACGAGGACCCCGGCTCGGGCCAGAACGCGGCCGTGCGGCTCACGCTGCTCTCGTGCGTGTCGGCGGCGGGCTCGCTGGGCGGCGTGTTCGTCATCAGCGCGGTGATCGTGATGGAGCCCCTGCGCACCCGCGGCAACGCCTTCCTCGTGTCGTCGGCGCTGGCGCACCTGCTGGTGTCGGCGCTACTGCTGCCGTCCACGTGTGTGGCCATTCTGGCGGGCGTGACGCGCGACCCGGGCCTGTGCCACTTCCAGTGGGCCCTGCTCGTCGTGTGCCTGGTGGCCAGCCTGCTCTCGTTCGCCTGCCTGGCTGCCAGCCAGGGGCTGGCGCTGCGCTGCTCGCGCGGCGCCGTGCTCGCCGCGGCGCTCGCCAGCTGGGCCGTGGCCGCCACCGTGGCGCTGGGCCAGCGCGGCCTCGGACTGGGACCGACGTTCTGCGGCGGCACGCCGATGGCCAGCAACGTGCCGCTGCAGGCGACCGTGGCGGCGCTCTGCATCTTGGTGCCCGTGCTGCTCACCGTGCTAGGCTTCGGCGTGGCGCTGGCCCGCGCGCGGCGCCACGAGCCCGACGGCGCGGCGCTCGAGCTGCTCAAGAGCCACGTGGCCGTGTACCTGCTCACGCTGGCTATGTGGGTGCCCGGCGTGGCGCTAGCCGCCGTGTCGCTCAGCCGCCAGGTCCCGCCGCACCTGGTCGACGTGGCGTGGTGGCTGGCGCTGTCGCACTCCTGCCTCTACAGCTACGTGTACGCCGCCACGCACCGGACGTTCCGTGTGGCCTTCAACAAGCTCTTCTTCTACTGTTGCTGCAAGAGCCACGTGACCTTCTCGAGGCCCTCGCGTGAGCAGCGCATCGGGCCGCAGGGCTCCGGCGTCGGCCTCCGGGTTCACATTATTCCCGCCATGAACATTTACTCGGCCAAAAAGGACTCTAGCCAGGCGGCCGTCAAGCACTGCGTCCAGGGAAAAGGGCTGCACTGCAGCTACGACCTCTAG
- the LOC135915983 gene encoding beta-3 adrenergic receptor-like isoform X2 yields the protein MQRGRLALRESASVAKRSAGARRPSTPSHQHVRLLLWTDAFVACRRDGAGGLPDPMSTAPNGSVASWTRDEDPGSGQNAAVRLTLLSCVSAAGSLGGVFVISAVIVMEPLRTRGNAFLVSSALAHLLVSALLLPSTCVAILAGVTRDPGLCHFQWALLVVCLVASLLSFACLAASQGLALRCSRGAVLAAALASWAVAATVALGQRGLGLGPTFCGGTPMASNVPLQATVAALCILVPVLLTVLGFGVALARARRHEPDGAALELLKSHVAVYLLTLAMWVPGVALAAVSLSRQVPPHLVDVAWWLALSHSCLYSYVYAATHRTFRVAFNKLFFYCCCKSHVTFSRPSREQRIGPQGSGVGLRVHIIPAMNIYSAKKDSSQAAVKHCVQGKGLHCSYDL from the coding sequence ACGGATGCGTTCGTCGCATGCAGGCGCGACGGAGCGGGTGGCCTGCCGGACCCGATGTCGACCGCACCCAACGGCTCGGTGGCCAGCTGGACGCGCGACGAGGACCCCGGCTCGGGCCAGAACGCGGCCGTGCGGCTCACGCTGCTCTCGTGCGTGTCGGCGGCGGGCTCGCTGGGCGGCGTGTTCGTCATCAGCGCGGTGATCGTGATGGAGCCCCTGCGCACCCGCGGCAACGCCTTCCTCGTGTCGTCGGCGCTGGCGCACCTGCTGGTGTCGGCGCTACTGCTGCCGTCCACGTGTGTGGCCATTCTGGCGGGCGTGACGCGCGACCCGGGCCTGTGCCACTTCCAGTGGGCCCTGCTCGTCGTGTGCCTGGTGGCCAGCCTGCTCTCGTTCGCCTGCCTGGCTGCCAGCCAGGGGCTGGCGCTGCGCTGCTCGCGCGGCGCCGTGCTCGCCGCGGCGCTCGCCAGCTGGGCCGTGGCCGCCACCGTGGCGCTGGGCCAGCGCGGCCTCGGACTGGGACCGACGTTCTGCGGCGGCACGCCGATGGCCAGCAACGTGCCGCTGCAGGCGACCGTGGCGGCGCTCTGCATCTTGGTGCCCGTGCTGCTCACCGTGCTAGGCTTCGGCGTGGCGCTGGCCCGCGCGCGGCGCCACGAGCCCGACGGCGCGGCGCTCGAGCTGCTCAAGAGCCACGTGGCCGTGTACCTGCTCACGCTGGCTATGTGGGTGCCCGGCGTGGCGCTAGCCGCCGTGTCGCTCAGCCGCCAGGTCCCGCCGCACCTGGTCGACGTGGCGTGGTGGCTGGCGCTGTCGCACTCCTGCCTCTACAGCTACGTGTACGCCGCCACGCACCGGACGTTCCGTGTGGCCTTCAACAAGCTCTTCTTCTACTGTTGCTGCAAGAGCCACGTGACCTTCTCGAGGCCCTCGCGTGAGCAGCGCATCGGGCCGCAGGGCTCCGGCGTCGGCCTCCGGGTTCACATTATTCCCGCCATGAACATTTACTCGGCCAAAAAGGACTCTAGCCAGGCGGCCGTCAAGCACTGCGTCCAGGGAAAAGGGCTGCACTGCAGCTACGACCTCTAG
- the LOC135915983 gene encoding melatonin receptor type 1B-like isoform X5 — MSTAPNGSVASWTRDEDPGSGQNAAVRLTLLSCVSAAGSLGGVFVISAVIVMEPLRTRGNAFLVSSALAHLLVSALLLPSTCVAILAGVTRDPGLCHFQWALLVVCLVASLLSFACLAASQGLALRCSRGAVLAAALASWAVAATVALGQRGLGLGPTFCGGTPMASNVPLQATVAALCILVPVLLTVLGFGVALARARRHEPDGAALELLKSHVAVYLLTLAMWVPGVALAAVSLSRQVPPHLVDVAWWLALSHSCLYSYVYAATHRTFRVAFNKLFFYCCCKSHVTFSRPSREQRIGPQGSGVGLRVHIIPAMNIYSAKKDSSQAAVKHCVQGKGLHCSYDL; from the coding sequence ATGTCGACCGCACCCAACGGCTCGGTGGCCAGCTGGACGCGCGACGAGGACCCCGGCTCGGGCCAGAACGCGGCCGTGCGGCTCACGCTGCTCTCGTGCGTGTCGGCGGCGGGCTCGCTGGGCGGCGTGTTCGTCATCAGCGCGGTGATCGTGATGGAGCCCCTGCGCACCCGCGGCAACGCCTTCCTCGTGTCGTCGGCGCTGGCGCACCTGCTGGTGTCGGCGCTACTGCTGCCGTCCACGTGTGTGGCCATTCTGGCGGGCGTGACGCGCGACCCGGGCCTGTGCCACTTCCAGTGGGCCCTGCTCGTCGTGTGCCTGGTGGCCAGCCTGCTCTCGTTCGCCTGCCTGGCTGCCAGCCAGGGGCTGGCGCTGCGCTGCTCGCGCGGCGCCGTGCTCGCCGCGGCGCTCGCCAGCTGGGCCGTGGCCGCCACCGTGGCGCTGGGCCAGCGCGGCCTCGGACTGGGACCGACGTTCTGCGGCGGCACGCCGATGGCCAGCAACGTGCCGCTGCAGGCGACCGTGGCGGCGCTCTGCATCTTGGTGCCCGTGCTGCTCACCGTGCTAGGCTTCGGCGTGGCGCTGGCCCGCGCGCGGCGCCACGAGCCCGACGGCGCGGCGCTCGAGCTGCTCAAGAGCCACGTGGCCGTGTACCTGCTCACGCTGGCTATGTGGGTGCCCGGCGTGGCGCTAGCCGCCGTGTCGCTCAGCCGCCAGGTCCCGCCGCACCTGGTCGACGTGGCGTGGTGGCTGGCGCTGTCGCACTCCTGCCTCTACAGCTACGTGTACGCCGCCACGCACCGGACGTTCCGTGTGGCCTTCAACAAGCTCTTCTTCTACTGTTGCTGCAAGAGCCACGTGACCTTCTCGAGGCCCTCGCGTGAGCAGCGCATCGGGCCGCAGGGCTCCGGCGTCGGCCTCCGGGTTCACATTATTCCCGCCATGAACATTTACTCGGCCAAAAAGGACTCTAGCCAGGCGGCCGTCAAGCACTGCGTCCAGGGAAAAGGGCTGCACTGCAGCTACGACCTCTAG
- the LOC135915983 gene encoding melatonin receptor type 1B-like isoform X3 has product MSVSCSGRDGAGGLPDPMSTAPNGSVASWTRDEDPGSGQNAAVRLTLLSCVSAAGSLGGVFVISAVIVMEPLRTRGNAFLVSSALAHLLVSALLLPSTCVAILAGVTRDPGLCHFQWALLVVCLVASLLSFACLAASQGLALRCSRGAVLAAALASWAVAATVALGQRGLGLGPTFCGGTPMASNVPLQATVAALCILVPVLLTVLGFGVALARARRHEPDGAALELLKSHVAVYLLTLAMWVPGVALAAVSLSRQVPPHLVDVAWWLALSHSCLYSYVYAATHRTFRVAFNKLFFYCCCKSHVTFSRPSREQRIGPQGSGVGLRVHIIPAMNIYSAKKDSSQAAVKHCVQGKGLHCSYDL; this is encoded by the coding sequence GCGCGACGGAGCGGGTGGCCTGCCGGACCCGATGTCGACCGCACCCAACGGCTCGGTGGCCAGCTGGACGCGCGACGAGGACCCCGGCTCGGGCCAGAACGCGGCCGTGCGGCTCACGCTGCTCTCGTGCGTGTCGGCGGCGGGCTCGCTGGGCGGCGTGTTCGTCATCAGCGCGGTGATCGTGATGGAGCCCCTGCGCACCCGCGGCAACGCCTTCCTCGTGTCGTCGGCGCTGGCGCACCTGCTGGTGTCGGCGCTACTGCTGCCGTCCACGTGTGTGGCCATTCTGGCGGGCGTGACGCGCGACCCGGGCCTGTGCCACTTCCAGTGGGCCCTGCTCGTCGTGTGCCTGGTGGCCAGCCTGCTCTCGTTCGCCTGCCTGGCTGCCAGCCAGGGGCTGGCGCTGCGCTGCTCGCGCGGCGCCGTGCTCGCCGCGGCGCTCGCCAGCTGGGCCGTGGCCGCCACCGTGGCGCTGGGCCAGCGCGGCCTCGGACTGGGACCGACGTTCTGCGGCGGCACGCCGATGGCCAGCAACGTGCCGCTGCAGGCGACCGTGGCGGCGCTCTGCATCTTGGTGCCCGTGCTGCTCACCGTGCTAGGCTTCGGCGTGGCGCTGGCCCGCGCGCGGCGCCACGAGCCCGACGGCGCGGCGCTCGAGCTGCTCAAGAGCCACGTGGCCGTGTACCTGCTCACGCTGGCTATGTGGGTGCCCGGCGTGGCGCTAGCCGCCGTGTCGCTCAGCCGCCAGGTCCCGCCGCACCTGGTCGACGTGGCGTGGTGGCTGGCGCTGTCGCACTCCTGCCTCTACAGCTACGTGTACGCCGCCACGCACCGGACGTTCCGTGTGGCCTTCAACAAGCTCTTCTTCTACTGTTGCTGCAAGAGCCACGTGACCTTCTCGAGGCCCTCGCGTGAGCAGCGCATCGGGCCGCAGGGCTCCGGCGTCGGCCTCCGGGTTCACATTATTCCCGCCATGAACATTTACTCGGCCAAAAAGGACTCTAGCCAGGCGGCCGTCAAGCACTGCGTCCAGGGAAAAGGGCTGCACTGCAGCTACGACCTCTAG